TTGGGCTTCACTTTCTCTAGCAGGCTCGCCGACATCGCCCGGCCGAATCGAGTTCGTTATCCTACGGACTGGGAGTTCATCTCCCGCTATTTCTCTTTGGGCGGGCACAAGACCCGCCCCTACATCATTCAAATTCTACTTTTTAGCATGAAGTTAATAAAGTAGGAGATTGGCGAAAGATTTTTGACCCTTAACATCCGTTTATCTGACGAATAGTGGTGCAAATATCAAGGCCACCACAGTCATGACCTTGATCAAAATATTCATGCAGGGTCCGGCGGTATCTTTAAATGGGTCCCCAACGGTATCTCCGACCACGGATGCCGCGTGGGTTGGTGTCCCTTTCCCGCCGAGATTCCCGGCCTCAATGTATTTCTTGGCATTATCCCAAGCTCCCCCGGCATTGGCCATAAAGATAGCCATCAAGAAACCACAAACCAGCGCCCCAGCCAGATAACCGCCAAGTGCTTGAGGACTCCATAAACCGATGACGATGGGGCTAAACACGGCGATGGAGCCGGGGATGATCATCTCCCTCAATGCGGCGGTGGTTGATATATCGACACACCTGGCATACTGAGGTTTAGCACCCTCCTTGCCCTCTCTCAAACCGGGGATTTCTCTGAATTGCCGTCTTACCTCCTCAATCATCTTGAAGGCTGCCCTTCCCACGGCTTTAATGGCCAATGATGAGAAGAGGAAGGGGAACATTCCTCCAAGAAATAGCCCGATTATAGTATCGGCCCGGGCGATATCGATGGTTGGAAGCTTGCAGACGGCACAAAAGGCTTTAAAGAGAGCCAATGCGGTAACCGCAGCTGAAGCAATGGCAAATCCCTTTGCGATTGCCGCCGTGGTGTTACCCAGTGCGTCCAGACTATCAGTAATCCTCCTTATTCCAGAAGGTCTCTTTGACATCTCGGCGATGCCACCAGCATTATCCGCTATGGGGCCATAGGCATCCACGGAGACTACTATACCCGTGGTGGAGAGCATACCAATGGCCGCAAGCGAAATGCCGTAAACTCCTCCACCAACCCCGTTGATTACCACGCCTTTCATCGCCGCCTCTCCGGCTATATACGCGATGAAGATCGCCACACAGAGGATGATGATGGAAAAAGCGGTGCTTCCCATCCCCGCAGAAATTCCCGCGAGGATATTTGTTGCGGCACCGGTGAACGAAGACTGCGCGATTTCCTTGACGGGATTGTATTTATCGGAAGTGTAATATTCGGAGACCTGACCAATGGCCATTCCCGCAGCCAATCCAGCCACAATCGACCAGAAGAAACCCATCCTACCCGCTCCCAACATGAGATACACCAGTACAGCACAAGCCAGGGTGGTAAAAAGAGCAGCGGAGTAAGTCCCCATACTCAGAGCTCGACTAAGGTGGACCTCCTCTCGGGCACGCACAAAAAGAGAGCCGAGAATGGAGCAGATAATGCCCACGGATGCGATGAGGAGAGGCAAAATCATGCCCTTCCAACCAAGGAGTATGGCACCCAAAACAAGCGGGGCAACGATGGAACCCACATAAGACTCGTACAAATCTGCTCCCATACCCGCCACATCGCCGACATTATCCCCCACATTATCGGCGATGACCGCGGGATTTCTGGGATCATCCTCGGGGATACCAGCTTCAACCTTGCCCACCAAATCCGCTCCCACGTCGGCGGCTTTGGTATAAATCCCCCCACCAACTCGAGCGAAGAGAGCAATTGAACTGGCCCCCAGACCAAAACCGGCGATAATATCCGGGGCATTAGGGAGATTTAGCCAGCATTGGAAGACGAGATAACAGATACTCAAGCCGAAAAGGCCAAGACCTGCTACCGTTAAACCCATGACCGCCCCGCCACGAAAGGCCACTCCCAGGGCTTCCGCCACTCCCTCTTCAGCCGCCCTGGTGGTCCTGGCATTGGCTCGGGTGGCTATGGTTAAACCTATGAAACCGGCCAATCCCGATAGAACGGCTCCGCATAAGTAGGCAATCGCCGTTAGTTTGCTGATGAGAAAGAAAATGAGCGTTGCTATGACCACCAAAAAAACGGCTACATATCTATATTCCCTGCTCAGAAAGGCATTTGCACCTTCTTGGATGGCGCGAGAAATTTCAGCCATTTTTTCGGTCCCAACGGGATGCTCAAGAACGGTATAAGCACAGTAGGCAGCCGTGATAAGCCCACAGACTGCGCAAAGTGCGGCAATTCCCGCCAAGATAGCCAAAGACATGAGCTTTCCTCCTTCGCCAAAAAACCCCAGGGAAATAAAGAAAAAGCTCCATTCAAAAATAGGAGCAGCGCGGCTAAAAAGCGAAGCCACATTCAGTTTCGAATAAAATATAAATACTTTTGTTCATGCCTGTCAAGACGCCTATTTTTCGTGAAATAATGTTTTAAAATAGTAGGTGAAAAGGTTGTTAGGGGGACTGTCCCCGCAAGTTCTTCATAAATGGATACCTTGAGCTTGGCACAAAAATTGAGCGTACAAAATTTGCGAACTATTTGGAACAAAAAGCGATTAGTTAACATTACTTGGAGCGGATGACGGGACTTGAACCCGCGACCTTCAGCTTGGGAAGCTGACGTTCTACCAACTGAACTACATCCGCCTGGTTCAAATTATAGGGCAAGAAGGTGAATTTGTTAAGACTTCAGAGCCGCTGCCTCTGCAATTTTTTCACTTTCAATTGATTGATCGCAAACAGCCCTCCGCTTATCATCAAAAGGAC
This genomic stretch from Actinomycetota bacterium harbors:
- a CDS encoding sodium-translocating pyrophosphatase, producing MSLAILAGIAALCAVCGLITAAYCAYTVLEHPVGTEKMAEISRAIQEGANAFLSREYRYVAVFLVVIATLIFFLISKLTAIAYLCGAVLSGLAGFIGLTIATRANARTTRAAEEGVAEALGVAFRGGAVMGLTVAGLGLFGLSICYLVFQCWLNLPNAPDIIAGFGLGASSIALFARVGGGIYTKAADVGADLVGKVEAGIPEDDPRNPAVIADNVGDNVGDVAGMGADLYESYVGSIVAPLVLGAILLGWKGMILPLLIASVGIICSILGSLFVRAREEVHLSRALSMGTYSAALFTTLACAVLVYLMLGAGRMGFFWSIVAGLAAGMAIGQVSEYYTSDKYNPVKEIAQSSFTGAATNILAGISAGMGSTAFSIIILCVAIFIAYIAGEAAMKGVVINGVGGGVYGISLAAIGMLSTTGIVVSVDAYGPIADNAGGIAEMSKRPSGIRRITDSLDALGNTTAAIAKGFAIASAAVTALALFKAFCAVCKLPTIDIARADTIIGLFLGGMFPFLFSSLAIKAVGRAAFKMIEEVRRQFREIPGLREGKEGAKPQYARCVDISTTAALREMIIPGSIAVFSPIVIGLWSPQALGGYLAGALVCGFLMAIFMANAGGAWDNAKKYIEAGNLGGKGTPTHAASVVGDTVGDPFKDTAGPCMNILIKVMTVVALIFAPLFVR